A genomic window from Hominilimicola fabiformis includes:
- a CDS encoding sensor histidine kinase: MAQWQVSLVDGLMDFSFSILIALFYASVLSARYGKTNFRVIVSAVMIIATIITNIIHMPQMPMFFTGIAILMTCIFILSDDKPLKKILFTFIPYVSDILLSLVYLSLRTILMPNFDSAFGGQTLAGLSSIPNAVEPLLLFTVEMLILFSISKWIQHKKPKISDLTIVYILSIIIVQIFILTFLLYIYYAKISILKFVLVLIVYMIISISLTVLVIRYSIRISKEQAKQEFVVNQYNLLSSQYDQLRNNYVNYKKLRHDLKDHINVINGLSQKADKEELTEYTSKLLKNWDSLSAKTYCDVPAIDIILAEKYNMATANHIRTDFLVGGIKEAQLDNVYLCSIFSNLLNNALEASKYCTTNPYIELKSSIQLGNLVITCRNSMPQVIRKKDDPNHNHGYGLHIIKDLSNLLGGNFVYEHDEYNFTAIVTIPINDKEEVHK; the protein is encoded by the coding sequence ATGGCACAATGGCAAGTAAGTCTTGTTGACGGTTTAATGGATTTCAGTTTCAGTATATTAATAGCTCTGTTTTATGCAAGCGTACTCTCCGCAAGATACGGCAAAACAAATTTTCGTGTAATTGTTTCGGCAGTAATGATTATAGCTACTATAATCACAAACATAATACATATGCCTCAAATGCCTATGTTCTTTACAGGGATAGCTATACTTATGACTTGTATATTCATACTCAGCGATGACAAGCCTTTAAAAAAAATATTATTCACTTTTATTCCATATGTATCGGATATTTTATTGTCGCTCGTATATCTTTCACTGCGAACAATACTAATGCCAAACTTTGATTCGGCTTTCGGCGGTCAAACACTTGCCGGACTTTCAAGTATTCCAAACGCAGTCGAACCTTTGCTTTTATTTACAGTTGAAATGTTGATACTGTTTTCAATCTCAAAATGGATACAACATAAAAAGCCAAAAATAAGTGACCTTACTATTGTATATATACTTTCAATAATAATTGTTCAAATATTTATACTGACGTTCTTACTTTACATTTATTATGCAAAAATAAGTATATTGAAATTTGTATTGGTCTTAATTGTTTATATGATTATTTCAATTTCGCTTACAGTTCTTGTTATACGTTACAGTATTCGTATCAGTAAAGAGCAAGCAAAGCAAGAATTTGTTGTTAATCAGTACAATCTTTTAAGCTCACAATACGACCAACTGAGAAACAACTATGTAAACTATAAAAAATTGCGTCACGATTTAAAAGACCACATTAACGTTATTAACGGTCTGTCACAAAAAGCAGACAAAGAAGAATTAACCGAATATACAAGTAAGTTATTAAAAAATTGGGATTCACTTTCGGCAAAAACATATTGCGATGTTCCGGCGATTGATATTATATTGGCTGAAAAATACAATATGGCTACAGCCAATCATATACGAACCGATTTCTTAGTCGGCGGTATTAAAGAGGCTCAGCTCGACAATGTTTACTTATGCAGTATCTTCTCCAACCTATTAAATAATGCTTTAGAGGCGTCTAAATACTGTACGACAAATCCTTATATTGAATTAAAAAGCAGCATACAACTCGGCAATTTAGTTATCACCTGCCGCAACAGTATGCCACAAGTTATTCGTAAAAAAGACGACCCTAATCACAATCACGGGTACGGATTACATATAATTAAAGATTTATCCAATCTTCTTGGCGGTAATTTCGTTTACGAACATGATGAGTACAATTTTACCGCCATTGTAACAATTCCGATTAATGACAAGGAGGAAGTACATAAATGA
- a CDS encoding LytR/AlgR family response regulator transcription factor, giving the protein MINIAIIDDDKTFCDDFKEQIEKIDNSYNTDCYYDINTFLESVSSYNIAVIDIMLGKDNGIDIASAITEKYPNIKIIFISVEQDFFQDVYSVNHLYFLVKPISNEQLKQALSVCCSEINKQTLYTKLGSGTTAINLNDVSYFEGILKKTIVHYVNAPKQTLNEPLKDIEKEILNTNFIRIHQSYIVNLTYITQFTKTKVNIQDLEIPISRKYSQSALNGISKFLGNNLI; this is encoded by the coding sequence ATGATTAATATCGCGATAATCGATGATGATAAAACTTTCTGTGATGATTTTAAAGAACAAATAGAAAAAATTGATAACAGCTATAATACCGACTGTTATTATGATATAAACACTTTTTTAGAATCGGTTTCAAGCTACAATATCGCTGTTATTGATATAATGCTCGGAAAAGATAACGGAATAGATATAGCGTCAGCAATCACTGAAAAATACCCTAATATAAAAATTATATTTATATCTGTTGAGCAAGACTTTTTTCAAGACGTCTATTCCGTCAATCATTTATACTTTTTGGTAAAACCAATATCGAATGAACAGTTAAAACAAGCCTTGTCAGTGTGTTGCAGTGAAATAAATAAGCAGACTCTTTATACAAAGCTCGGCAGCGGAACTACTGCTATAAATCTAAATGATGTTTCCTATTTTGAAGGGATTTTAAAGAAAACTATCGTACATTATGTCAATGCGCCAAAGCAAACCTTAAACGAACCTCTAAAGGACATCGAAAAAGAAATTCTTAACACCAACTTTATACGCATACATCAAAGTTACATTGTAAATCTTACATACATAACTCAATTCACCAAAACAAAAGTCAATATTCAAGACCTTGAAATACCTATAAGCAGAAAATACTCACAATCAGCCTTAAATGGTATAAGCAAGTTTTTAGGTAATAATCTAATTTAA
- a CDS encoding glycoside hydrolase family 2 TIM barrel-domain containing protein, translating into MKTIDLSGKWNYKTDIDDSQTIDSIKFENNNFNLPGSTCDNRIGKKTEYFDKISKEAVRAPRERYEYIAPLWLQKTVNIPNDTDGKTVRLFMERVNISSELWIDGVKTDRQIIELSTPHIYNLTGKITPGGHTFTLKIDNRNLLNLDTMASGYSVDTQGYWNGVIGRIELQYEEKEHIDSIQVYTDDKGITLKVVETSDVHSPFKTEKATVTVNVTSPKGDLLGEKIFETKVFNSKQVDYFRYDISEIDYWDEFNPNLYTATVKYECNGHTDIKSVKFGMRTIKTENKKILLNNRQISLRGTIDCAIYPLTGYPPMDIEVWRKNFKTIKSYGLNHVRFHAWCPPECAFNAADEIGMYISIEMPLWLNHDVCALETGEDPIHRQYFMQEAINISKTYGNHPSFIMFSNGNENMGDFDMLNDITTCIKAYDNRRIYTLTTNFDHPIMPCEDYLCAYEAGGHNVRIQNCQDKAAENTSLDYSSAVKDVPVPIISFEVGQYCVYPDVDLIEKYTGNILPVNLDAIKKFMIEKNVYHKLNDYIKASGDLAVKLYKEDIEAALRTKDFGGFELLSLSDYTGQSTATVGILDVFYESKGLISHDEFKNFAGEAVPLFKAKRIFKNTDTLEAELDLYDFGEKKINNPVYNLTVQNGKQVFYKTSTTESKVSIPLNSITKSTMLSVILEVNGYKNTWRIFVFAENKIENNVRMIKSEEELDDIIKNGGKAIVTKECFKNPIHGSFIPVFWSPVHFPSQKPCGAIIDNNHRIFDDFPTEKYPDYQWKRLLDNSIGTDISKFAGEVKPIIETVPNFFDNTASSPLFETEIGKAKLLFCGFDLDGDYPECKQLLSSITQYVNSDKF; encoded by the coding sequence ATGAAAACAATAGATTTAAGCGGAAAATGGAATTATAAAACAGATATTGACGATAGTCAGACAATAGACAGCATAAAATTTGAAAATAATAATTTTAATCTTCCGGGTTCAACTTGTGATAATAGGATAGGCAAAAAAACAGAATACTTTGACAAAATATCAAAAGAGGCTGTACGTGCACCGAGAGAGCGATATGAATATATCGCTCCTCTTTGGCTGCAAAAAACGGTCAACATTCCGAATGATACAGACGGTAAAACTGTCAGACTGTTTATGGAGCGAGTTAATATATCATCTGAATTATGGATAGACGGTGTGAAAACAGACAGACAAATAATTGAGCTGTCCACACCTCACATATACAATTTAACAGGAAAAATAACACCGGGCGGACATACGTTTACGCTGAAAATAGACAACAGAAATTTGCTAAACCTTGATACAATGGCAAGCGGATACAGTGTCGATACGCAAGGATATTGGAACGGTGTTATCGGACGTATTGAACTGCAATATGAAGAAAAAGAACATATTGACAGCATTCAAGTATATACAGATGACAAAGGCATAACGCTTAAAGTTGTTGAAACATCGGATGTACATTCTCCGTTTAAAACGGAGAAAGCGACTGTTACCGTAAATGTTACTTCACCAAAAGGAGATTTACTTGGAGAAAAAATATTTGAAACGAAGGTGTTTAATTCAAAACAAGTTGATTATTTCAGATACGATATTTCCGAAATAGATTATTGGGACGAATTTAATCCTAATTTATATACGGCAACAGTTAAATATGAATGTAACGGTCATACCGATATAAAATCCGTAAAGTTCGGTATGCGAACGATAAAAACGGAAAATAAAAAGATTTTGCTTAACAACAGACAAATTTCTTTGCGCGGTACAATAGATTGTGCTATATATCCGCTTACAGGTTATCCGCCTATGGATATTGAGGTGTGGCGAAAAAATTTCAAGACTATCAAAAGCTATGGTTTAAATCACGTTCGTTTTCACGCATGGTGTCCGCCTGAATGTGCCTTTAATGCGGCTGACGAAATAGGAATGTACATATCTATCGAAATGCCGCTATGGCTTAATCACGATGTATGTGCACTTGAAACGGGTGAAGACCCGATACACCGTCAATATTTTATGCAGGAGGCTATTAATATCTCAAAAACATACGGCAATCACCCTTCGTTTATAATGTTTTCAAACGGTAATGAAAATATGGGCGATTTTGATATGCTTAACGACATAACCACTTGCATAAAGGCTTATGACAACAGAAGAATTTATACGCTTACGACGAATTTCGACCACCCGATTATGCCGTGTGAAGATTATTTGTGTGCATATGAGGCAGGCGGTCACAATGTCAGAATACAGAACTGTCAGGATAAGGCGGCTGAAAATACATCGCTTGATTATTCCTCTGCGGTAAAAGATGTGCCTGTACCGATAATTTCGTTTGAAGTGGGGCAGTATTGTGTATATCCTGATGTTGACTTAATTGAAAAATATACAGGCAATATTCTGCCGGTAAACCTTGACGCGATTAAAAAATTTATGATTGAAAAGAATGTGTATCATAAATTGAATGATTATATTAAAGCGTCGGGCGACTTAGCTGTTAAGCTTTATAAAGAAGATATTGAGGCGGCACTTAGGACAAAAGATTTCGGCGGTTTTGAACTTTTGTCGCTATCGGATTACACAGGACAAAGTACAGCCACTGTCGGCATACTTGATGTGTTTTATGAAAGTAAAGGCTTGATTTCACACGATGAATTTAAAAATTTTGCAGGTGAGGCAGTACCGTTATTTAAGGCAAAGAGAATATTTAAAAATACAGATACATTGGAGGCGGAATTGGACTTATATGATTTTGGCGAAAAGAAAATCAACAACCCTGTTTATAATTTGACGGTACAAAACGGTAAGCAAGTATTTTATAAAACGTCAACAACAGAAAGTAAGGTAAGCATACCGCTAAACAGTATAACAAAATCAACAATGCTTAGTGTTATACTTGAAGTGAACGGTTACAAAAATACTTGGAGAATATTTGTTTTTGCCGAAAATAAGATTGAAAACAATGTTCGTATGATTAAATCGGAAGAAGAACTTGATGATATAATCAAAAACGGCGGAAAAGCTATTGTGACGAAAGAGTGTTTTAAAAATCCGATACATGGAAGTTTTATACCTGTATTTTGGTCGCCGGTACATTTCCCGTCACAAAAACCGTGCGGTGCAATAATTGATAATAATCATAGAATATTTGATGATTTTCCGACAGAAAAATATCCCGATTATCAGTGGAAAAGACTGCTTGATAACTCGATCGGTACAGATATATCGAAGTTTGCAGGTGAAGTAAAACCTATAATTGAAACAGTACCGAATTTCTTTGATAATACTGCGTCATCACCGCTGTTTGAAACAGAAATAGGCAAAGCAAAGCTATTGTTCTGCGGTTTTGACTTAGACGGAGATTATCCCGAATGTAAACAGCTTTTAAGCAGTATAACGCAATATGTAAATTCAGATAAATTTTAA